One window of Salminus brasiliensis chromosome 16, fSalBra1.hap2, whole genome shotgun sequence genomic DNA carries:
- the dyrk1aa gene encoding dual specificity tyrosine-phosphorylation-regulated kinase 1A: MHTGGETSACKPSSVRLAPSFSFNAADVQMAAQTPHSHPPFSDGHQPSADPPAPVLPYGPQAPQLNTTQVTADVVMLQRRIPQCFRDPATAPLRKLSIELIKTYKHINEVYYAKKKRRHQQGQGEDSSNKKERKIYNDGYDDDNFDYIVKNGEKWMDRYEIDSLIGKGSFGQVVKAYDRLEQEWVAIKIIKNKKAFLNQAQIEVRLLELMNKHDTEMKYYIVHLKRHFMFRNHLCLVFEMLSYNLYDLLRNTNFRGVSLNLTRKFAQQLCTALLFLATPELSIIHCDLKPENILLCNPKRSAIKIVDFGSSCQLGQRIYQYIQSRFYRSPEVLLGMPYDLAIDMWSLGCILVEMHTGEPLFSGANEVDQMNKIVEVLGVPPSHILDQAPKARKFFEKMSDSTWCAKKTKDGKRYKPAGSRKLHNILGVEAGGPGGRRAGESGHAVADYLKFKDLILRMLDYDPKSRIQPYYALQHSFFKKTADEGTNTSSSVSTSPALEQSQSSGTTSSTSSSSGGSSGTSTSGRARSDPTHQHRLSGGHFSAAVGMDCHNLCPQARQAFAPALGWVGGEGLQQAAGETHPVQETTFHVPPHQPKPLHPHSSHHHHHHHHHHHHPQHGQGPARPRPRLYSPSHSASTQDSMEVSHGHLSMTSLSSSASSSSTSSSSTGNHHQAYQSRPLPLGLGYSHPGGMSLGLGAFSNPRQETGMAGHPSYPLATNSGPGHYIAETHMGLRQGLDREDSPMAGVCVQQSSVASS; the protein is encoded by the exons GAGGAGAGACCTCAGCATGCAAACCCTCGTCTGTTCGGCTTGCTCCTTCGTTTTCGTTCAATGCGGCAGATGTGCAGATGGCTGCGCAGACGCCCCATTCTCACCCGCCGTTCAGTGACGGCCACCAGCCGAGCGCTGACCCGCCGGCCCCTGTGCTGCCCTACGGCCCACAGGCCCCACAGCTCAACACCACCCAG GTGACTGCTGATGTGGTGATGTTACAAAGGCGGATCCCCCAGTGCTTTCGGGATCCGGCAACAGCTCCCTTAAGAAAGCTCTCCATTGAACTGATCAAAACCTACAAACACATCAATGAG GTTTACTATGCAAAAAAGAAGCGGCGTCACCAACAGGGCCAAGGGGAAGACTCTAGTAATAAGAAGGAGAGGAAGATCTACAACGATGGTTATGATGACGACAACTTTGACTACATTGTTAAAAATGGCGAGAAATGGATGGATCGCTATGAAATTGATTCCTTGATAGGCAAAGGATCTTTTGGTCAG gTTGTGAAGGCCTATGACCGCCTGGAGCAGGAATGGGTTGCCATTAAGATCATTAAGAATAAAAAGGCATTTCTGAACCAAGCACAGATCGAAGTACGGCTCCTGGAGCTCATGAACAAACATGATACGGAGATGAAGTACTACATAG TTCACCTGAAACGTCACTTCATGTTTCGGAACCACCTGTGTCTGGTGTTCGAGATGCTGTCCTACAACCTGTACGACCTGCTGCGGAATACGAATTTCCGTGGCGTCTCCCTGAACTTGACGCGGAAGTTCGCACAGCAGCTGTGCACGGCGCTGCTCTTCCTGGCCACGCCTGAACTCAGCATCATCCACTGTGACCTCAAGCCCGAGAACATCCTGCTCTGCAACCCCAAGAGATCCGCTATCAAGATCGTAGACTTTGGCAGCTCCTGCCAACTGGGACAGCGG ATATATCAGTACATTCAGAGCCGGTTCTACCGTTCCCCGGAGGTGTTGCTGGGCATGCCGTATGACCTGGCTATAGACATGTGGTCACTGGGCTGCATTCTAGTGGAGATGCACACTGGAGAGCCTCTGTTCAGTGGAGCCAATGAG gtGGACCAAATGAACAAAATAGTGGAAGTTCTGGGGGTCCCTCCCAGTCACATACTGGACCAGGCACCGAAAGCTAGAAAGTTCTTTGAGAAGATGTCTGACAGCACGTGGTGTGCAAAGAAGACCAAAGATGGAAAACGG TATAAGCCAGCGGGCTCTCGTAAGCTGCACAATATTCTGGGTGTGGAGGCAGGCGGTCCGGGTGGGCGCAGAGCAGGCGAGTCTGGCCACGCTGTTGCTGACTACCTGAAGTTCAAGGACCTGATCCTGCGAATGCTGGACTACGACCCCAAGAGCCGTATCCAGCCCTACTACGCCCTGCAGCACAGCTTCTTCAAGAAGACAGCCGATGAGGGcaccaacaccagcagcagTGTGTCCACCAGCCCGGCGCTGGAGCAGTCGCAGTCCTCTGGAACTACATCCAGTACCTCCTCCAGCTCAG gagGTTCTTCTGGGACAAGCACCAGTGGACGTGCCCGCTCTGATCCCACCCATCAGCACCGGCTCAGTGGAGGCCATTTCAGTGCTGCAGTAGGCATGGACTGCCACAACCTCTGCCCTCAG GCGAGGCAGGCATTTGCCCCCGCGCTTGGCTGGGTCGGTGGAGAAGGGCTTCAGCAGGCCGCTGGAGAGACTCACCCTGTCCAAGAGACCACCTTCCACGTGCCTCCCCACCAGCCAAAACCCTTGCACCCCCACAGctcccaccaccatcaccaccatcaccaccaccatcaccacccccAGCACGGGCAGGGCCCGGCACGGCCGCGGCCCAGACTGTACTCGCCCTCGCACAGCGCCTCCACGCAGGACTCCATGGAGGTGTCGCACGGCCACCTGTCCATGACCTCCCTGTCTTCCTCTGCCTCCTCCTCATCCACGTCCTCATCGTCCACGGGGAACCACCACCAGGCCTACCAGAGCCGCCCGCTGCCGCTCGGCCTGGGCTACAGCCACCCCGGCGGCATGAGCCTCGGCCTGGGTGCCTTCTCCAACCCACGCCAGGAGACCGGCATGGCAGGACACCCCTCCTACCCGCTTGCCACGAACTCTGGCCCGGGCCACTACATAGCAGAGACTCATATGGGCCTGCGTCAAGGCCTGGACCGAGAGGACTCGCCCATGGCCGGAGTGTGCGTGCAGCAGAGCTCCGTGGCCAGCTCCTGA